One genomic segment of Terriglobales bacterium includes these proteins:
- a CDS encoding cytochrome C oxidase subunit IV family protein — protein sequence MSGHVVPLKVYFAIFATLMVLTALTVRVAFINLGPYNAAVALGIATTKAVLVILYFMHLRYSSKLTWIVVLAGFFWLGILLVITMTDYVTRSLPHLPT from the coding sequence ATGAGCGGACACGTCGTCCCTTTGAAGGTCTATTTCGCGATTTTCGCCACATTGATGGTGCTGACCGCGCTCACAGTGCGCGTGGCCTTTATCAACCTGGGACCCTACAACGCCGCGGTTGCGCTGGGAATCGCCACCACCAAGGCCGTGCTGGTCATCCTCTATTTCATGCACCTGCGCTACAGCAGCAAGCTCACCTGGATCGTCGTGCTGGCCGGCTTCTTCTGGCTGGGCATCTTGCTGGTCATCACCATGACCGACTACGTCACCCGCAGCCTGCCGCATTTGCCCACCTAG
- a CDS encoding GntR family transcriptional regulator, protein MKILVSKTGAVSVREQIIEQVRVAIGAGELEPGDALPSVRELAKQLGIHHNTVSHAYRHLAQRGWVVMKPGAGVFVNLPDEHTALEQARDLDELINAFLAFARERGYKLQEIRERVRARMAEQPPDHYLVVEEDRALAQIIAHDLAEATGSPASACTPQELQATPGLALGAVLAVPVHALQKFPDVYPRRSAPVPVEFPRAKEFVERVRALDEPSVIAIASESMEFIEAARGLAASAAGRKHEIVECLLGPKDAPPEAADLVICDSRTRARVKARNVMVVTTLSKKSLAALRDALPGKA, encoded by the coding sequence ATGAAAATTCTCGTGTCGAAGACGGGTGCGGTTTCGGTGCGGGAGCAGATCATCGAGCAGGTGCGGGTGGCGATCGGCGCGGGAGAGCTGGAGCCGGGCGATGCGCTGCCCAGCGTACGCGAGCTGGCGAAGCAGCTCGGCATCCACCACAACACCGTGAGCCATGCCTACCGGCACTTGGCGCAGCGGGGTTGGGTGGTCATGAAGCCGGGCGCAGGCGTGTTCGTCAACCTGCCCGACGAGCACACGGCGCTGGAGCAGGCGCGCGACCTCGACGAACTGATCAACGCCTTTCTGGCGTTCGCGCGCGAGCGCGGCTACAAGCTGCAGGAGATTCGCGAGCGGGTGCGGGCGCGGATGGCCGAGCAGCCGCCGGACCACTATCTGGTAGTGGAAGAAGACCGGGCGCTGGCACAGATCATCGCGCACGACCTGGCGGAAGCGACCGGGTCGCCAGCCAGCGCGTGCACTCCGCAGGAATTGCAGGCCACGCCGGGGCTGGCCCTCGGAGCGGTGCTGGCCGTGCCCGTGCATGCGCTGCAAAAGTTTCCGGATGTGTATCCCAGGCGCTCGGCGCCGGTACCGGTGGAATTCCCGCGAGCGAAGGAGTTTGTGGAACGGGTGCGGGCGCTGGACGAGCCCTCGGTCATCGCCATCGCATCCGAGAGCATGGAGTTCATTGAGGCGGCGCGGGGGCTGGCCGCGTCCGCCGCGGGAAGAAAGCACGAGATCGTGGAGTGCCTGCTGGGACCGAAGGATGCGCCGCCCGAAGCTGCGGACCTGGTGATCTGCGACTCGCGCACGCGGGCGCGAGTGAAAGCGCGCAACGTCATGGTGGTGACGACGCTTTCGAAGAAGTCGCTGGCGGCATTACGGGATGCGCTGCCGGGGAAGGCTTAG
- a CDS encoding DUF4198 domain-containing protein, with product MICAAVLGLLTANGVAHDLWLVAEKRGGEKRVCARIGEHFPASMNAVTADRVERFQVKAGGGVRPLEGTKRGKQFCAPGGPEAGVAEMIVAPRYIRLAAKDFNGYIEGEGFKDVIRARAESGKSASEGRELYSRYAKLLVGAAGTAASEALGHALEIVPEKDPATLAKDEPLAVRVLFLGKPLGGVRVSAMYAGAVVKGHEFPVTAETDTNGRAQLKLDRPGLWYARLIHMVEAQGDPEIDWRSFFATLTFEVPK from the coding sequence ATGATCTGTGCGGCAGTGCTGGGTCTGCTGACGGCGAACGGCGTCGCGCATGACTTGTGGCTGGTGGCTGAAAAGCGCGGGGGTGAAAAGCGCGTATGCGCGCGCATCGGAGAGCACTTTCCTGCGTCCATGAACGCGGTGACGGCGGACCGCGTGGAGCGCTTCCAGGTAAAGGCCGGTGGCGGCGTTCGGCCGCTTGAGGGCACGAAGCGCGGCAAGCAGTTCTGCGCGCCGGGAGGACCGGAGGCCGGAGTGGCGGAGATGATCGTGGCGCCGCGCTACATCCGCCTGGCAGCGAAGGACTTCAACGGCTACATCGAGGGCGAAGGATTCAAGGACGTGATCCGGGCCCGCGCAGAGAGCGGCAAGAGCGCGAGCGAAGGCCGCGAACTGTACTCGCGTTACGCCAAGCTGCTGGTAGGCGCCGCCGGAACGGCGGCGAGCGAGGCTTTGGGGCATGCGCTGGAGATCGTGCCGGAGAAAGACCCGGCGACGCTCGCCAAAGACGAGCCGCTCGCGGTGCGGGTGTTGTTTCTGGGCAAGCCGCTGGGCGGGGTACGAGTAAGCGCGATGTATGCGGGCGCGGTCGTGAAAGGCCACGAATTCCCGGTGACCGCGGAAACAGACACCAACGGACGCGCCCAGTTGAAGCTGGACCGTCCGGGGCTGTGGTATGCGCGGCTCATCCACATGGTCGAGGCGCAGGGTGATCCGGAGATCGACTGGCGGAGCTTTTTCGCGACGCTGACGTTTGAAGTGCCGAAATGA
- a CDS encoding zinc ribbon domain-containing protein yields the protein MAFCTSCGANIPDAAGFCTSCGKKVEGAVPVAAAPATTAPGDAPSKSGSGLKIVLIVLGVFFVIGMVVVGAVSYGAYRIAQQARIETSGAETRVETPFGTVETHQDVEKAEESLGVAIYPGATAKPGGSSSVEFGGMKVASGVFETDDDPEKVMEFYKEEFPKARIMAQDGDTQSLMADTKDGFITVAIARQDSKTVITIARTEK from the coding sequence ATGGCCTTCTGCACATCCTGCGGAGCGAATATCCCTGATGCCGCCGGCTTCTGTACCAGTTGCGGCAAGAAGGTCGAAGGAGCCGTGCCGGTTGCTGCTGCGCCTGCAACTACCGCTCCCGGCGATGCGCCGTCAAAGTCCGGCAGCGGCCTCAAGATCGTTCTTATCGTGCTGGGCGTCTTCTTCGTCATCGGCATGGTGGTGGTCGGCGCTGTCAGCTACGGCGCCTACCGCATTGCGCAGCAGGCCCGCATCGAGACCAGCGGCGCTGAGACCCGTGTGGAAACACCCTTCGGCACCGTGGAAACTCATCAGGACGTCGAGAAGGCCGAAGAGTCCCTGGGCGTCGCTATCTATCCCGGCGCCACCGCGAAGCCCGGCGGCTCCAGTTCAGTCGAGTTCGGCGGCATGAAGGTCGCGAGCGGCGTTTTCGAAACCGACGACGATCCCGAGAAGGTGATGGAGTTCTACAAGGAGGAGTTCCCCAAGGCCCGCATCATGGCCCAGGATGGCGACACGCAGTCGCTCATGGCCGACACCAAGGACGGCTTCATCACGGTCGCCATCGCACGCCAGGACTCCAAGACCGTCATCACCATTGCCCGCACCGAGAAGTGA
- a CDS encoding acyl-[ACP]--phospholipid O-acyltransferase encodes MARAEDALPPGGLRGFWCLIAAQFQNAFNDNAFKNLLFFLILGMNLPAAERDRLVLVLGIVFATPPILFSMSGGFLADRFSKRTVALATKLLEVGVMLVALAALALHNIPLCLAALFLMSSQSALFAPTKYGILPELLPEKRLSWGNGVLELGTFLAILAGIIAGPLLAEWFAGRQAWSGALLLGLAVIGLTFATGIPRLAAADPEKKFRANFLAELWEQITHIRGDRVLVLAVAGNTYFFFIAALLQLNILLFGNDVLRLGYVENGYLSAAIAVGIGLGSLAAGYLSGNKIEYGLVPLGSLGMMIFGGALAYGGHSFREVLALLGLLGFFAGFFIVPINALLQHRPEEERRGGVIAAANLISWIAVGLAAAANFALTQVGLGPHEIFLFCSVLTLATTGYAIFLLPDALLRLGLVLLTHSVYRIRLEGRDNIPEKGGALFVCNHLSFVDALLLMAATDRRVRFIMFKGIYEHPIVKPFARVMRAIPISSQLRPREMIRSLRAASDAIRDGEVVCIFAEGQITRIGHLLPFRRGLEMIMKGIEAPIIPVHLDEVWGSIFSFERGRFLWKVPRRVPYPVTVSFGKPLSPSATPMEVRQAVMELQTEAYKHHRARMRPLHRMFLRRARWHPFRFAMADGRVPHMSFATTLTQAMFVAHRLAGVWKGQEMVGVLLPPSVGGALVNIAASFLGKIPVNLNYTASAEVLESCARQCSLQTVITSRLFLEKVKIEVPTRAVFLEDVVEKPRLHEKLMSLLIAWTFPEELVETALGAEKRTSLDDLATVIFSSGSTGDPKGVMLTHFNIGSNLEQIAQTFALRPKDRILGILPFFHSMGYTVTLWLPATLGVGVVFHPNPLDAKGISELARDYQATFLVATPTFLQAYIRRCSPEDFGSLQFVLVGAEKLPDRVAMAFEDTFGLRPLEGYGCTECAPAVAVNTRDYRAPGFRQVGAKRGSIGHPLPGVSVRIVHPETQEPVPIGQPGLLLVRGPNVMTGYLGRPEKTAEVLRGGWYNTGDIASMDLDGFLIVSDRLSRFSKIAGEMVPHVKIEEKLQEIADITEQVFAVTCVPDDKKGERLIVLHTLPEEKLEPVLEQFANCELPPLWKPKPGQFFHVDNIPYLGTGKLDLRKLKDVAQKLAAASGETAVESINQ; translated from the coding sequence ATGGCGAGAGCCGAAGATGCCCTGCCGCCGGGCGGCCTGCGCGGCTTCTGGTGCCTGATTGCAGCGCAGTTCCAGAACGCGTTCAACGACAACGCGTTCAAGAACCTGCTGTTCTTCCTCATCCTGGGGATGAACCTGCCGGCGGCGGAACGCGACCGGCTGGTGCTGGTGCTGGGCATCGTGTTCGCCACCCCGCCCATCCTGTTCTCCATGAGCGGCGGTTTTCTGGCCGACCGCTTCAGCAAGCGCACGGTCGCGCTGGCCACGAAGTTGCTCGAAGTCGGAGTGATGCTGGTGGCGCTGGCAGCCCTGGCGCTGCACAACATCCCCTTATGCCTGGCGGCGCTGTTCCTGATGAGTTCACAGAGCGCGCTGTTCGCGCCTACGAAGTACGGCATCCTGCCTGAGCTGCTGCCGGAGAAGCGGTTGTCGTGGGGCAACGGCGTGCTGGAACTGGGAACGTTCCTGGCCATCCTCGCCGGCATCATCGCCGGGCCGCTGCTGGCGGAGTGGTTCGCGGGACGGCAGGCGTGGTCGGGTGCGCTGCTGCTGGGACTGGCCGTGATCGGGCTGACGTTCGCCACGGGGATCCCGCGCCTCGCCGCTGCCGATCCCGAAAAGAAGTTTCGCGCCAATTTCCTGGCAGAACTATGGGAGCAGATCACGCACATCCGCGGCGACCGCGTGCTGGTGCTGGCGGTGGCCGGCAACACCTACTTCTTCTTCATCGCCGCGCTGTTGCAACTGAACATCCTGCTTTTCGGGAACGACGTGCTGCGGCTGGGCTACGTGGAGAACGGATATCTCTCGGCCGCCATCGCGGTGGGCATCGGCCTGGGCAGTTTGGCGGCCGGCTACCTTTCCGGGAACAAGATCGAGTACGGCCTGGTGCCGCTGGGGTCGCTGGGCATGATGATTTTCGGCGGGGCGCTGGCGTACGGCGGCCACAGCTTCCGCGAAGTGCTGGCACTGTTGGGCCTGCTGGGATTCTTCGCCGGGTTCTTCATCGTTCCCATCAACGCACTGCTGCAGCATCGCCCGGAGGAAGAGCGCCGGGGCGGCGTGATCGCGGCCGCGAACCTGATCTCGTGGATCGCCGTGGGGCTGGCGGCGGCGGCCAACTTCGCCCTCACGCAAGTGGGCCTGGGGCCGCACGAGATCTTCCTGTTCTGTTCGGTGCTGACCCTGGCGACGACCGGGTACGCGATCTTCCTGCTGCCGGACGCGCTGCTGCGCCTGGGACTGGTGCTGCTGACGCACTCCGTCTACCGCATCCGACTGGAGGGACGAGACAACATCCCGGAGAAAGGCGGTGCGCTGTTCGTCTGTAATCACCTGTCATTCGTGGACGCGCTGCTGCTGATGGCGGCCACGGACCGGCGGGTGCGCTTCATCATGTTCAAAGGGATCTACGAGCATCCCATCGTGAAGCCGTTCGCCAGGGTCATGCGGGCCATTCCGATTTCGTCGCAACTGCGGCCGCGGGAGATGATCCGCTCGCTGCGCGCGGCCAGCGACGCCATCCGCGACGGCGAAGTGGTGTGCATCTTCGCCGAAGGACAGATTACGCGCATCGGACACCTGCTGCCCTTCCGCCGGGGATTGGAGATGATCATGAAGGGCATCGAAGCGCCCATTATCCCGGTGCATCTGGACGAGGTGTGGGGCTCGATCTTCAGCTTCGAGCGCGGGCGCTTCCTGTGGAAGGTGCCGCGGCGCGTGCCGTATCCGGTGACGGTGAGCTTCGGCAAGCCGCTGTCGCCCTCGGCGACCCCCATGGAGGTGCGGCAGGCGGTGATGGAGTTGCAGACGGAAGCCTACAAGCATCATCGCGCGCGCATGCGCCCGTTGCACCGCATGTTCCTGCGGCGGGCGCGGTGGCATCCGTTCCGTTTCGCCATGGCCGACGGACGTGTGCCCCACATGAGTTTCGCGACCACGCTCACACAAGCCATGTTCGTAGCCCATCGCCTGGCCGGCGTGTGGAAGGGCCAGGAGATGGTGGGCGTGCTGCTGCCGCCTTCGGTGGGCGGCGCGCTGGTGAACATCGCGGCCTCGTTCCTGGGCAAGATCCCGGTGAACCTGAACTACACGGCGTCCGCAGAGGTGCTGGAGTCGTGCGCGCGGCAGTGCAGCCTGCAGACAGTGATCACCTCGCGGCTCTTCCTGGAGAAAGTGAAGATCGAGGTCCCGACGCGCGCGGTCTTCCTGGAAGACGTGGTGGAGAAGCCGCGGCTACACGAGAAGCTGATGTCGCTGCTGATCGCGTGGACGTTCCCCGAGGAGCTGGTGGAGACGGCGCTAGGCGCAGAGAAACGGACCTCGCTCGACGATCTGGCCACGGTGATCTTCTCCAGCGGTTCGACCGGCGACCCCAAGGGCGTGATGCTCACGCACTTCAACATCGGCTCGAACCTGGAGCAGATCGCGCAGACGTTCGCGCTGCGCCCGAAGGACCGCATCCTTGGCATCCTGCCGTTCTTCCACTCCATGGGGTACACGGTGACGCTATGGCTGCCGGCGACACTGGGTGTGGGAGTGGTGTTCCATCCCAATCCGCTGGACGCCAAAGGCATCAGCGAGCTGGCGCGCGACTACCAGGCCACGTTCCTGGTGGCGACGCCGACGTTCCTGCAGGCCTACATCCGGCGCTGCTCGCCGGAGGACTTCGGCAGCCTGCAGTTCGTGCTGGTGGGGGCGGAGAAGCTGCCGGACCGCGTGGCGATGGCGTTCGAGGACACGTTCGGCCTGCGCCCGCTCGAAGGCTACGGCTGCACCGAATGCGCGCCGGCCGTGGCGGTGAACACGCGCGATTATCGAGCGCCCGGATTCCGCCAGGTGGGCGCCAAGCGGGGGTCGATCGGGCACCCGCTGCCGGGCGTGAGCGTGCGCATCGTGCATCCGGAAACGCAGGAGCCGGTGCCGATCGGGCAACCGGGGCTGCTGCTGGTGCGCGGTCCCAACGTGATGACGGGCTACCTGGGACGCCCGGAGAAGACCGCGGAGGTGCTGCGCGGCGGCTGGTACAACACCGGCGACATCGCCTCCATGGACCTGGACGGATTCCTGATCGTGTCGGACCGGTTGAGCCGCTTCTCCAAAATTGCCGGCGAGATGGTGCCGCATGTGAAGATCGAGGAGAAGCTGCAGGAGATAGCCGATATCACCGAGCAGGTGTTCGCCGTGACCTGCGTTCCGGACGATAAGAAAGGCGAGCGGCTCATCGTGCTGCACACCCTGCCCGAGGAGAAGCTGGAGCCGGTACTGGAACAGTTCGCCAACTGTGAGCTGCCGCCGCTGTGGAAACCCAAGCCCGGTCAGTTCTTCCACGTCGACAACATCCCCTATCTCGGGACGGGGAAGCTGGATTTGCGGAAGCTGAAAGACGTGGCCCAGAAGCTGGCGGCGGCGAGCGGGGAGACGGCGGTTGAATCAATCAATCAGTGA
- a CDS encoding ATP-binding cassette domain-containing protein, with translation MHRPREHNDAVPGANHLAVEFRQVSFRAGERTLLADLNLEVRAGETLVLLGRSGSGKTTALKLINRLLEPSAGEVRVEGRSTREWDAIALRRRIGYVIQETGLFPHFTVERNVEVVPRLERWPEERRRARVEELLALVGLEPAQFRARYPHQLSGGQRQRVGVARALAADPPILLMDEPFGALDPLTRAEIQREFLALQRRLAKTIVFVTHDLREALLLGTRIGLVDEGRLLGLYSPEEFTRSTDAAVVSYLAAFRGVDGGAP, from the coding sequence ATGCATCGCCCCCGGGAGCACAATGACGCCGTGCCCGGTGCGAACCATCTCGCCGTCGAATTCCGCCAGGTTTCCTTCCGGGCGGGCGAGCGCACGCTGCTCGCGGACCTCAATCTCGAGGTGCGTGCCGGTGAAACCCTGGTGCTGCTGGGCCGCAGCGGATCGGGCAAGACCACCGCGCTCAAACTCATCAATCGGCTGCTGGAGCCGAGCGCGGGCGAGGTCCGCGTCGAGGGCCGCTCCACTCGCGAGTGGGATGCCATCGCCCTGCGCCGTCGCATCGGCTACGTCATCCAGGAGACCGGCCTCTTTCCCCATTTCACCGTCGAGCGCAACGTGGAAGTGGTGCCGCGCCTGGAACGCTGGCCGGAAGAGCGCCGCCGCGCCCGCGTGGAAGAACTCCTGGCACTGGTGGGCCTGGAACCAGCGCAGTTCCGCGCGCGCTACCCGCACCAGCTCTCCGGCGGACAACGCCAGAGGGTGGGCGTGGCGCGGGCGCTCGCCGCCGACCCTCCCATCCTGCTGATGGACGAGCCCTTCGGCGCGCTCGATCCGCTGACTCGGGCGGAGATTCAGCGCGAATTCCTCGCTCTGCAGCGCCGCCTGGCCAAGACCATCGTCTTCGTCACCCACGACCTGCGCGAAGCGCTGCTGCTCGGAACGCGCATCGGGCTGGTGGACGAAGGCCGCCTGCTCGGCCTGTACTCGCCGGAGGAGTTCACGCGTTCGACCGATGCAGCGGTGGTGTCCTACTTGGCGGCGTTTCGCGGCGTGGACGGAGGCGCGCCCTAG
- a CDS encoding ABC transporter permease: protein MFDFLLKYRAEIFTLSLEHLWLVGAAMALAVGIGLPLGVLLTRVPGLRRAVLGSANVMQTIPSLALFGFLLPLPWLGARADRLAITALTLYALLPIIRNTYTGIMGVDPAVRETARGMGMTDGQVLWQVELPLALGVILAGVRVAAVISVGVATIAAAIGAGGLGEFIFRGVASVNNQLILAGAVPAAALALLADQGLGLLERRLRPAA, encoded by the coding sequence ATGTTCGACTTCCTGCTGAAGTATCGGGCTGAAATCTTCACCCTGAGCCTGGAGCACTTGTGGCTGGTAGGCGCGGCGATGGCGCTGGCGGTGGGCATTGGGCTGCCGCTGGGTGTTTTGCTCACGCGCGTGCCGGGACTGAGGCGTGCGGTGCTGGGTTCGGCCAACGTCATGCAGACCATTCCCAGCCTGGCGTTGTTTGGCTTCTTGTTGCCGCTGCCCTGGCTGGGAGCGCGCGCCGACCGCCTGGCCATCACCGCGCTGACGCTCTATGCCCTGCTGCCCATCATCCGCAACACCTACACCGGCATCATGGGCGTGGACCCGGCAGTGCGTGAGACCGCACGCGGCATGGGCATGACCGACGGCCAGGTGCTGTGGCAGGTGGAATTGCCGCTGGCACTGGGCGTCATCCTGGCCGGCGTGCGGGTGGCGGCGGTGATCAGCGTGGGCGTGGCGACCATCGCCGCCGCCATCGGCGCGGGCGGCCTGGGCGAGTTCATCTTCCGGGGCGTGGCCAGCGTCAACAACCAGTTGATCCTGGCCGGAGCGGTGCCCGCGGCCGCGCTGGCCTTGCTCGCCGATCAGGGATTGGGATTGCTCGAACGGCGCTTGCGGCCTGCGGCGTAA
- a CDS encoding glycine betaine ABC transporter substrate-binding protein yields the protein MKRLRCIALLALVALAGCGPAREERIVIGSKNFTEQVVLGELMAQHIEARTGLPVERRFYLAGSYICHQAILAGRLDLYVEYTGTALSAILKQEPHGTSAEVLERVRHGYGEQFGLEVGEPLGFNNTFAMVIRGEDAQRLNLRTLSQSAAQAPRWRLGIGYEFLERPDGYKGLVATYGLRFAEPPRVMDLGLLYRALQERQVDMVAGSATDGVISALGMVVLEDDRHYFPPYDAVPIVRRETLARHSQVRAALAELAGRITEDDMRRLNYAVDGEHRDVKDVVREFRQAKGL from the coding sequence ATGAAGCGATTGCGATGCATCGCGCTTCTGGCGCTCGTTGCACTCGCGGGCTGCGGCCCCGCGCGCGAAGAGCGCATCGTCATCGGCTCGAAGAACTTCACCGAGCAAGTCGTTCTGGGCGAACTGATGGCGCAGCACATCGAAGCGCGCACCGGGCTGCCCGTCGAGCGGCGCTTTTACCTGGCAGGCAGCTACATCTGCCATCAGGCGATTCTCGCGGGCCGCCTCGATCTGTATGTCGAATACACGGGCACGGCGCTCTCGGCCATCCTGAAGCAGGAGCCACACGGAACCAGCGCGGAAGTGCTGGAGCGCGTGCGGCACGGTTACGGCGAGCAGTTCGGCCTGGAAGTGGGTGAGCCGCTGGGCTTCAACAACACCTTTGCCATGGTGATTCGCGGCGAGGACGCACAGCGGCTGAATTTGCGCACGCTCTCGCAATCAGCGGCGCAGGCGCCGCGGTGGCGATTAGGCATCGGCTACGAATTCCTGGAGCGGCCCGACGGCTACAAGGGCCTGGTCGCCACCTACGGCCTGCGTTTCGCCGAGCCGCCGCGGGTGATGGACCTGGGACTGCTCTATCGTGCGCTCCAGGAAAGACAGGTGGATATGGTCGCGGGCAGCGCCACCGATGGCGTAATCTCCGCGCTGGGCATGGTGGTGCTGGAGGATGATCGGCATTACTTCCCGCCCTACGATGCGGTGCCCATCGTGCGCAGGGAAACGCTCGCGCGGCATTCGCAGGTGCGCGCCGCTCTGGCCGAACTGGCGGGCCGCATCACCGAGGACGACATGCGCCGCCTGAACTACGCCGTGGATGGCGAGCATCGCGACGTGAAAGACGTGGTGCGCGAGTTCCGGCAGGCGAAGGGATTGTGA
- a CDS encoding DUF711 family protein, with protein MALAALVAIPLPAIGAEKPKVRAITAFVKLDRARYQHQVHEALGMLRQARQAFQQAGYEVQSLRIATQPFPEYVRGLSREEALAFFKEYDELARAEQFDPAIGPAMPLDSDDAAQADLLVDILRQTKLLNASLTVADEQGVHWRGVRAAARIVKSLSETSPQANFNFAAAARVPSGTPFFPAAYHNGEGHEFAIGLESANVVAEALASSRDPELARHALELALGQYADQIEQVALTVELRTGWKYGGLDLSPAPLKQVSIGAAIEGFTGHHVGASGTMTAVAVITGVLRSLPVKRAGYSGLMLPVLEDETLARRWSEGAITVDELLAYSAVCGTGLDTVPLPGEITAEQLERIIGDMATMAVRLQKPLSARLMPVAGKRAGDKTEFNDPFLVNAVLQPLP; from the coding sequence ATGGCGCTCGCGGCCCTGGTTGCAATACCGCTGCCGGCAATCGGCGCCGAGAAGCCGAAGGTGCGCGCCATCACCGCTTTCGTGAAGCTGGATCGCGCGCGTTACCAGCACCAGGTGCACGAGGCGCTGGGGATGCTGCGGCAGGCACGGCAGGCGTTCCAGCAGGCGGGATACGAGGTGCAGTCGCTGCGCATCGCCACGCAGCCCTTCCCGGAGTATGTGCGCGGGCTGTCGCGGGAGGAAGCGCTGGCCTTCTTCAAGGAGTACGACGAGCTGGCGCGCGCCGAGCAGTTCGACCCGGCGATCGGCCCGGCGATGCCGCTGGACTCGGACGATGCGGCGCAGGCCGATCTGCTTGTGGACATCCTGCGCCAGACCAAGCTGTTGAATGCCAGCCTCACGGTGGCCGATGAGCAAGGGGTGCACTGGAGAGGAGTTCGGGCCGCGGCCCGAATCGTCAAGTCGCTCAGCGAAACGTCGCCGCAGGCCAACTTCAACTTTGCGGCCGCGGCGCGCGTCCCCTCGGGCACGCCGTTTTTCCCCGCCGCGTATCACAACGGCGAAGGACACGAGTTTGCCATCGGCCTGGAGTCAGCCAACGTAGTGGCCGAAGCGCTGGCTTCGTCGCGGGACCCGGAACTGGCACGGCATGCGCTGGAACTGGCGCTCGGGCAATACGCCGACCAGATCGAGCAGGTCGCACTTACCGTGGAACTGCGCACGGGATGGAAGTATGGAGGGCTCGATCTTTCGCCCGCGCCGCTGAAACAGGTCTCGATCGGCGCGGCCATCGAAGGCTTCACCGGCCACCACGTGGGTGCGAGCGGCACCATGACCGCCGTGGCCGTGATCACCGGCGTGCTGCGCTCGCTGCCGGTGAAGCGCGCCGGTTATTCCGGGCTGATGCTGCCGGTGCTGGAGGACGAAACGCTGGCCCGGCGCTGGAGCGAAGGCGCCATCACGGTGGACGAACTGCTGGCTTACTCGGCGGTGTGCGGCACCGGCCTCGATACCGTCCCGCTACCGGGCGAGATCACGGCCGAGCAACTGGAGCGCATCATCGGCGACATGGCGACCATGGCCGTGCGCTTGCAGAAGCCTCTTTCCGCGCGCCTGATGCCGGTGGCCGGAAAACGCGCCGGCGACAAGACGGAGTTCAACGATCCGTTCCTGGTGAATGCGGTCTTACAACCGCTGCCTTAA